From Spirosoma aerolatum, one genomic window encodes:
- a CDS encoding TldD/PmbA family protein produces the protein MAILSKDEAKKIIDKVLSYSKADEMSVGLNGNRTGNIRYARNSVSTSGESDNLGLSVTAVFGKRSGTATINEFDDASLEKTVRRAEEIARLAPENPEYMPMLGPQTYLETATYAESTAKINPEFRAQAAFDSIDPCKKKNLTAAGYMEDTTGFAAIGNSKGLFGYNKSTNVDFSITVRTADGTGSGYANPDVTDISKLSTKAATEIAIGKALASVNAKALEPGKYTVILEPTASVELLQNMMRSIDARSADEGRSFLSKKGGGTRLGEKLFDERVTIITDPMNAELPLSPFGGGGGGRFGGGGGEGLPQEKRTWIENGVVKNMAYSRFWAEKKGVKPVPGPSSFIMMGGNQSLADLIKSTDKGILVTRFWYIRAVDPQTQLYTGLTRDGTFYIENGQIKFPVKNFRFNESPVIMLNNVEALGKPVRAGGNLIPPMKIRDFTFTSLSDAV, from the coding sequence ATGGCTATCTTAAGCAAAGACGAAGCAAAAAAAATAATCGATAAAGTCCTCTCCTACTCGAAGGCTGACGAAATGAGTGTTGGCCTGAACGGAAACCGAACAGGCAACATTCGCTATGCTCGCAACTCGGTATCGACCAGTGGCGAATCCGACAACCTGGGGCTGTCGGTAACAGCCGTTTTCGGCAAACGTTCAGGAACCGCAACCATCAACGAGTTTGATGATGCCTCGCTGGAAAAAACCGTTCGACGGGCTGAGGAAATCGCCCGACTGGCGCCCGAAAACCCGGAGTATATGCCCATGTTAGGGCCACAGACGTATCTGGAAACAGCTACTTACGCCGAAAGCACTGCCAAAATCAATCCCGAATTCCGGGCACAGGCTGCCTTCGACAGCATCGACCCCTGTAAGAAAAAGAATCTGACGGCTGCCGGGTACATGGAAGATACCACCGGATTTGCCGCCATTGGCAACAGCAAAGGGCTATTTGGCTATAACAAATCGACAAACGTTGATTTCTCGATTACCGTTCGTACCGCCGATGGTACTGGCTCTGGGTATGCAAATCCCGACGTTACCGACATAAGTAAGCTCAGCACCAAAGCCGCTACCGAAATAGCCATTGGTAAAGCCCTCGCATCGGTCAACGCCAAAGCCCTTGAGCCAGGTAAATACACGGTTATTCTGGAGCCAACGGCGTCGGTCGAATTGCTGCAAAACATGATGCGTAGCATTGACGCCCGCAGCGCCGATGAAGGTCGCTCGTTTCTGAGCAAAAAAGGGGGCGGTACTCGCCTGGGCGAAAAACTCTTCGATGAACGCGTAACCATTATCACCGATCCGATGAATGCCGAATTACCACTGTCGCCTTTTGGCGGAGGTGGAGGTGGCCGCTTTGGCGGAGGTGGCGGAGAAGGCCTTCCGCAGGAAAAACGCACCTGGATCGAAAACGGAGTAGTCAAAAACATGGCCTATTCCCGCTTCTGGGCCGAGAAAAAAGGCGTCAAGCCGGTTCCAGGACCCAGCAGTTTTATCATGATGGGTGGCAATCAGTCATTGGCCGACCTGATCAAAAGCACCGACAAAGGCATCCTGGTCACTCGGTTCTGGTATATCCGCGCCGTTGACCCCCAAACGCAACTCTATACGGGCCTGACCCGCGATGGGACATTCTACATTGAAAATGGGCAGATCAAATTTCCGGTCAAAAATTTCCGCTTCAATGAAAGCCCGGTCATCATGCTCAACAACGTCGAAGCGTTAGGTAAACCTGTTCGGGCAGGCGGGAATTTGATTCCGCCAATGAAAATCCGGGACTTTACCTTCACTAGCCTGTCGGATGCGGTATAA